In one Stenotrophomonas maltophilia genomic region, the following are encoded:
- a CDS encoding TonB-dependent receptor family protein — MPSHAPLRRNLLALLVCASLPSLAAAETAPTSDTQSATTLDSISVIGRGEARQVQRVTAEDMKVLPPGANPLKLLASKPGVHFESGDATGAYEWSTSISLRGFNQNRLGYTLDGIPLGNMSYGNSNGLHVSRAVISENLGGAEVSTGIGALGTPSTSNLGGVFQFYSIDPSTEYGVVLAQGFGSDNARRSYARLETGEHQGFAAYLSGVYSEGDKWKGKGSQELKQFNGKAVYNFGVDSRITALFNASRRVEADYQDLSLEMIDRLGWNWDNYAPDWDRALAAARGQFSGGVNSPWDAYYSGHGLRNDDISSVAGDFGLNEAMRLKVNVYNHSNRGQGHWFSPSNPSNPGTAREIPISIRTTEYAIDRTGVTSAFTWNVGGHELEAGLWYEDNGHSVQRNFYYIDGPITDDFFLRNPDQRVWRQLYTTITRQFYVQDRFRLFDDRLTVDIGAKSPHTRTRVRTPLGSYANNSSLTSSKGLLPQAGFNFKLNEGNEIFGSFARNIAAYALGVGSPFNVPQQAFDASARNLKPEQSRTIELGWRGYGQGYEASVAVYDVKFDNRLLAIAQCVGILGCPALFSNVGSVTSRGAEATLQLKPVQDVTWSNALSWNDSTYDDDYVNNGVVPTRGRKTVDTPEWMFASTLAWTPGPWDMRLSANHVGKRYVTYTNDLSVPSYWLVNASVAYDFGSLGPAQNLTVAVNLTNLADKRYLSSINTNGTYAADPTRSLATMQVGAPRQVMATATVRF, encoded by the coding sequence ATGCCGTCCCACGCTCCGCTCCGCCGCAATCTGCTGGCTCTGCTGGTCTGTGCCTCGCTGCCGTCGCTGGCGGCCGCTGAAACCGCCCCCACCTCCGATACACAGTCGGCGACCACCCTCGATTCGATCTCGGTGATCGGCCGCGGCGAAGCGCGCCAGGTGCAGCGTGTCACCGCCGAGGACATGAAGGTGCTGCCGCCGGGCGCGAATCCGCTCAAGCTGCTGGCCAGCAAGCCGGGCGTGCATTTCGAGTCGGGTGACGCCACCGGTGCCTACGAGTGGTCGACCAGCATCAGCCTGCGCGGCTTCAACCAGAACCGGCTTGGCTACACGCTGGACGGCATTCCGCTGGGCAACATGAGCTACGGCAACAGCAATGGCCTGCATGTCAGCCGCGCGGTCATCAGCGAGAACCTGGGCGGTGCGGAAGTCTCCACCGGCATCGGCGCGCTGGGGACGCCGTCCACCAGCAACCTGGGGGGCGTGTTCCAGTTCTATTCGATCGATCCTTCCACCGAGTACGGCGTGGTGCTGGCGCAGGGCTTCGGCAGCGACAACGCGCGGCGCAGCTATGCCCGCCTGGAGACCGGCGAGCACCAAGGGTTTGCCGCGTACCTGTCCGGCGTGTACTCCGAAGGCGACAAGTGGAAGGGGAAGGGCTCGCAGGAGCTCAAGCAGTTCAACGGCAAGGCCGTTTACAACTTCGGCGTGGACAGCAGGATCACCGCGCTGTTCAACGCATCACGCCGGGTCGAGGCGGACTACCAGGATCTGTCGCTGGAGATGATCGACCGCCTGGGCTGGAACTGGGACAACTACGCGCCGGACTGGGACCGCGCGCTGGCCGCGGCACGCGGGCAGTTCAGTGGCGGCGTCAACAGCCCCTGGGATGCGTACTACTCCGGTCATGGCCTGCGCAACGACGATATCTCCAGCGTCGCCGGCGACTTCGGCCTCAACGAAGCGATGCGCCTGAAGGTCAATGTCTACAATCACAGCAATCGCGGGCAGGGCCACTGGTTCAGTCCGTCCAATCCTTCCAATCCGGGCACCGCGCGCGAGATCCCGATCTCGATCCGCACCACCGAGTACGCGATCGACCGTACAGGCGTGACCTCCGCGTTCACCTGGAACGTCGGCGGGCACGAGCTGGAAGCCGGCCTGTGGTACGAGGACAACGGGCACAGCGTGCAGCGCAACTTCTACTACATCGATGGCCCGATCACCGACGACTTCTTCCTGCGCAATCCGGACCAGCGCGTGTGGCGCCAGCTCTACACCACCATCACCCGCCAGTTCTATGTGCAGGACCGCTTCCGCCTGTTCGACGACCGCCTGACGGTGGACATCGGCGCGAAGTCGCCGCACACCCGCACCCGCGTCCGCACGCCGCTGGGCAGCTATGCCAACAACAGCAGCCTGACCTCCAGCAAGGGACTGCTGCCGCAGGCCGGCTTCAATTTCAAGCTCAACGAAGGCAATGAAATCTTCGGTTCGTTCGCCAGGAACATCGCCGCCTATGCGCTGGGCGTGGGCAGTCCGTTCAACGTGCCGCAGCAGGCCTTCGACGCCAGTGCACGCAACCTCAAGCCGGAGCAGTCGCGCACGATCGAACTGGGCTGGCGCGGCTACGGGCAGGGGTATGAGGCGTCGGTCGCGGTGTACGACGTGAAGTTCGACAACCGCCTGCTTGCCATCGCCCAGTGCGTGGGCATCCTCGGCTGCCCTGCGTTGTTCTCCAACGTCGGTTCGGTGACCAGCCGCGGTGCCGAGGCGACCCTGCAGCTGAAGCCGGTGCAGGACGTGACCTGGTCCAACGCGCTGTCGTGGAACGACAGCACCTACGACGACGACTACGTCAACAACGGGGTGGTACCGACCCGCGGCAGGAAGACCGTGGATACGCCGGAATGGATGTTCGCCAGCACCCTGGCCTGGACGCCGGGCCCGTGGGACATGCGCCTGTCCGCCAACCATGTCGGCAAGCGTTACGTGACCTATACCAATGACCTGTCGGTTC
- a CDS encoding replicative DNA helicase — translation MSARPGFRSNRRDRGDGFERDDSRIDQLRVPPHSVEAEQAVLGGLMLAPEAFDRVNDQLTETDFYRRDHQMIYRAIRELSERDRPFDAVTLGEWFESQGKLELVGDGAYLIELASTTPSAANIAAYAEIVRDKAVLRQLIQVGTDIVNDGFQPEGRDSSELLASAEKSVFAIAEQGARGRTDFVAMPGALKDAFEELRNRFENGGNITGLPTGYNDFDAMTAGLQPTDLIILAARPAMGKTTFALNIAEYAAIKSKKGVAVFSMEMSASQLAMRLISSNGRINAQRLRTGQLEDEDWSRVTSAIKMLKETKIFIDDTPGVSPEVLRSKCRRLKREHDLGLIVIDYLQLMSVPGNSENRATEISEISRSLKGLAKELNVPVIALSQLNRSLETRTDKRPVMADLRESGAIEQDADMIVFIYRDDYYNKENSPDKGLAEIIIGKHRGGPTGSCKLKFFGEYTRFDNLAHDSVGSFE, via the coding sequence ATGTCCGCCCGTCCCGGCTTCCGTTCCAACCGCAGAGACCGCGGTGATGGCTTCGAACGCGATGATTCGCGCATCGACCAGCTGCGGGTGCCACCGCATTCGGTGGAGGCCGAGCAGGCGGTGCTGGGTGGCCTGATGCTGGCACCCGAAGCGTTCGACCGGGTCAACGACCAGCTGACCGAGACCGACTTCTATCGCCGCGATCATCAGATGATCTACCGCGCGATCCGAGAGCTGTCCGAGCGTGACCGACCCTTCGATGCGGTGACGCTGGGCGAATGGTTCGAATCGCAGGGCAAGCTGGAGCTGGTAGGGGATGGCGCTTATCTGATCGAACTGGCCAGCACCACGCCGTCGGCGGCGAACATCGCTGCCTACGCCGAGATCGTACGTGACAAGGCGGTGCTGCGGCAGCTGATCCAGGTCGGTACCGACATCGTCAACGATGGTTTCCAGCCGGAAGGCCGCGACAGCAGCGAGCTGCTGGCGTCGGCGGAAAAGAGCGTGTTCGCCATTGCCGAGCAGGGCGCACGCGGGCGTACGGATTTCGTCGCCATGCCCGGCGCGCTGAAGGATGCCTTCGAGGAACTGCGCAACCGCTTCGAGAACGGCGGCAACATCACCGGCCTGCCAACCGGCTACAACGATTTCGACGCGATGACGGCCGGCCTGCAGCCGACCGACCTGATCATCCTGGCCGCGCGCCCGGCGATGGGCAAGACCACCTTCGCGCTGAACATCGCCGAGTATGCGGCGATCAAGTCGAAGAAGGGCGTGGCGGTGTTCTCGATGGAAATGTCCGCATCACAGCTGGCGATGCGACTGATCTCCTCCAATGGCCGGATCAACGCGCAGCGCCTGCGTACCGGCCAGCTGGAAGACGAGGACTGGAGCCGCGTCACCAGCGCGATCAAGATGCTGAAGGAAACCAAGATCTTCATCGACGACACGCCGGGCGTATCGCCGGAAGTGCTGCGCTCCAAGTGCCGCCGCCTCAAGCGCGAGCACGACCTGGGCCTGATCGTGATCGATTACCTGCAGCTGATGAGCGTGCCCGGCAACAGCGAGAACCGCGCGACAGAAATCTCGGAGATCTCGCGTTCGCTGAAGGGCCTGGCCAAGGAGCTGAACGTGCCGGTGATCGCACTTTCCCAGCTCAACCGCTCGCTGGAAACGCGTACCGACAAGCGCCCGGTGATGGCTGACCTGCGCGAATCGGGCGCCATCGAGCAGGACGCGGACATGATCGTGTTCATCTACCGCGACGACTACTACAACAAGGAAAACTCACCGGACAAGGGCCTGGCCGAAATCATCATCGGCAAGCACCGTGGCGGCCCGACCGGTTCGTGCAAACTGAAGTTCTTCGGCGAGTACACGCGTTTCGACAATCTGGCCCACGATTCGGTCGGTTCGTTCGAGTAG
- a CDS encoding NADPH-dependent FMN reductase: MSVPTIAVFVGSLRRESCNRRLAHALEKLAGDRARFQYVQIRDLPLYDQDFDADYPPSCVRLKEQVRAADAVLFVTPEYNRSVPGVLKNAIDIGSRPYGDSAFAGKPAAVIGASIGQIGTAVAQQHLRNSLAFLDMHVLGQPEAFIHFKDGLIDADGTIHNDATREFLQGYVDRFLALIAVHVKGD; the protein is encoded by the coding sequence ATGTCCGTTCCCACCATCGCCGTGTTCGTCGGAAGCCTGCGCCGGGAGTCATGCAACCGCCGGCTGGCCCATGCACTTGAAAAGCTTGCCGGCGACCGGGCCCGGTTCCAGTACGTGCAGATCCGCGACCTTCCCCTGTATGACCAGGATTTCGACGCCGATTACCCGCCATCGTGTGTCCGCCTGAAGGAGCAGGTGCGTGCCGCCGACGCCGTGCTGTTCGTGACACCCGAATACAACCGTTCGGTGCCGGGCGTGCTGAAGAACGCCATCGACATCGGCTCGCGCCCCTATGGCGACAGCGCATTCGCAGGCAAGCCCGCTGCGGTGATCGGTGCGTCCATCGGCCAGATCGGCACCGCGGTGGCCCAGCAGCACCTGCGCAACAGCCTGGCCTTCCTCGACATGCATGTGCTCGGCCAGCCGGAGGCGTTCATTCATTTCAAGGACGGCCTGATCGACGCCGACGGTACGATCCACAACGACGCCACGCGGGAATTCCTGCAGGGGTATGTGGACCGGTTCCTGGCGCTGATCGCGGTGCACGTGAAGGGCGATTGA
- the asnB gene encoding asparagine synthase (glutamine-hydrolyzing): MCGLAGMLLPAPMVPAEELQAQALAMGQALHHRGPDDGGTWVDAAAGIALAHRRLSILDLSPLGHQPMASSDGRYVMAYNGEVYNFAALRAELEPLGHAFRGHSDTEVLLAAILQWGLEDTLQRCNGMFAIALWDRSEQCLWLARDRVGKKPLYYGWAGDALVFGSELKALWQHPAFDNDIDRDALTLLLRLDYIPAPHSIHQRCYKLMPGRVLRVDAPMVAAGAGAHRPEQAQRPYWDARARMQAALAAPFQGRIEEAEEQLDALLRDAVALRMVADVPVGVFLSGGTDSSLVAALMQAQSRQPVHSFSIGFQDSSHDEAPLARELAAHLGCDHTELYVSGADALAVVPQLPTMFDEPFADASQVPTALVARLARQGVTVALSGDGGDELFFGYTRYVRALRNWQMLGRVPGPLRRWMGARAQQQGEASRTGGLAALLAETGARGIGDVYRNRISRWRDPAAVVPGAQPAGSFYDLADPLHGAGTPADAMMLADFVTYLPDDLLCKVDRTSMAVSLEARAPLLDWRVAQFAWSLPLGFKRSETTSKVLLKRVLGRYVPHAMVHRPKRGFGAPVSDWLKGDLRPWADDLLQPSRLEREGVLSAAAVQPLWQQFLGGQRKWHTHLWNVLMFQAWQAHWRQVRASVGG; encoded by the coding sequence ATGTGTGGATTGGCGGGAATGCTGTTGCCGGCACCGATGGTGCCGGCCGAGGAACTGCAGGCACAGGCCCTGGCCATGGGCCAGGCGCTGCACCATCGCGGGCCGGATGATGGTGGCACCTGGGTCGATGCCGCTGCCGGGATCGCACTGGCGCACCGCCGGCTGAGCATCCTCGATCTGTCCCCGCTGGGCCACCAGCCGATGGCATCGTCCGACGGCCGCTATGTGATGGCCTACAACGGCGAGGTCTACAACTTCGCGGCCCTGCGCGCCGAGCTGGAGCCGCTGGGCCATGCGTTCCGTGGCCACTCCGATACCGAGGTGCTGCTGGCTGCGATCCTGCAGTGGGGCCTGGAAGACACCCTGCAGCGCTGCAACGGCATGTTCGCCATCGCTCTGTGGGACCGCAGCGAGCAGTGCCTCTGGCTGGCCCGCGACCGGGTCGGCAAGAAGCCACTGTACTACGGCTGGGCCGGTGACGCGCTGGTGTTCGGTTCCGAGCTGAAGGCACTGTGGCAGCATCCAGCGTTCGACAACGATATCGATCGGGATGCGTTGACGCTGCTGTTGCGGCTGGATTACATCCCGGCGCCGCACAGCATCCATCAGCGCTGCTACAAGCTGATGCCCGGCCGGGTGCTGCGGGTGGATGCGCCGATGGTTGCCGCCGGAGCCGGCGCGCACCGGCCGGAGCAGGCGCAGCGTCCGTACTGGGACGCGCGTGCGCGCATGCAGGCCGCACTGGCTGCACCCTTCCAGGGCCGCATCGAGGAGGCCGAGGAGCAGCTTGATGCCCTGCTGCGCGACGCCGTGGCGTTGCGCATGGTCGCGGACGTGCCCGTCGGCGTGTTCCTGTCCGGGGGGACCGATTCGTCGCTGGTGGCGGCGCTGATGCAGGCGCAGAGCAGGCAGCCGGTGCACAGCTTCAGCATCGGCTTCCAGGATTCAAGCCACGATGAGGCACCGCTGGCCAGGGAACTGGCCGCGCATCTGGGCTGCGACCACACCGAGCTCTACGTCAGCGGGGCCGACGCACTGGCGGTGGTGCCGCAGTTGCCGACGATGTTCGACGAGCCTTTTGCCGATGCCTCGCAGGTGCCGACCGCGCTGGTGGCCCGGCTGGCAAGGCAGGGGGTGACCGTGGCCTTGTCCGGCGATGGTGGCGATGAGCTGTTCTTCGGCTACACCCGCTACGTGCGCGCGCTGCGCAACTGGCAGATGCTGGGTCGCGTGCCGGGCCCGCTGCGGCGGTGGATGGGGGCCCGCGCGCAGCAGCAGGGCGAGGCGTCGCGCACGGGAGGCCTGGCGGCGCTGCTGGCCGAAACCGGCGCCCGCGGCATCGGCGATGTGTACCGCAACCGCATTTCGCGCTGGCGTGACCCGGCGGCGGTGGTGCCCGGTGCGCAGCCGGCTGGCAGCTTCTATGACCTGGCCGATCCGCTGCACGGCGCGGGCACGCCGGCAGACGCGATGATGCTGGCCGATTTCGTGACCTACCTGCCTGATGACCTGCTGTGCAAGGTCGACCGCACTTCGATGGCGGTCAGCCTGGAGGCGCGTGCGCCGTTGCTGGACTGGCGGGTGGCCCAGTTCGCCTGGTCGCTGCCGCTGGGCTTCAAGCGCAGTGAAACGACCAGCAAGGTCCTGCTCAAGCGCGTGCTGGGCCGATACGTCCCGCACGCGATGGTGCACCGGCCCAAGCGTGGTTTCGGTGCGCCTGTCAGCGACTGGCTGAAGGGCGACCTGCGGCCGTGGGCCGACGATCTGCTGCAGCCTTCGCGGCTGGAACGCGAAGGCGTGCTGTCGGCGGCCGCGGTGCAGCCGCTGTGGCAGCAGTTCCTTGGCGGCCAGCGCAAGTGGCACACGCATCTGTGGAACGTGCTGATGTTCCAGGCATGGCAGGCCCACTGGCGCCAGGTCCGGGCCAGCGTCGGCGGCTGA
- a CDS encoding thiamine pyrophosphate-dependent enzyme: MFAVVPDPIPARMRGLNRAEVCDVNFLEAVRGWRGTPRPRPAPHAPILPGSTLSAAAFADLFDSQLASRQLDLMARVLRVQNKVFYTIGSSGHEGNALLARACRHTDPAFLHYRSGAFMAERARQVPGMDPVRDAALSFAASADDPASGGRHKVWGSRPLWVLPQTSTIASHLPKALGTALAIESGKRLGQPLPIPADSIVVCSFGDASANHATAQTAFNTAMWSAYQKLPAPILFVCEDNGLGISVKTPEGWIAERFGGQPGLDYFFADGLDLASGHAQVQAAVEHCRTTRRPTFLHLRTTRLMGHAGTDFEVEWRALPELCAAEAQDPLLRSAQIAMESGWMDAADVEAAYEAMRVRCMAAAADAERQPKLQSLEQVMAPLAPYTPAAVHAEARRAVADEARLSLYGGADALPERQPPRHLAIQINHGLQELLCKYPQSLLFGEDVAQKGGVYTLTRDLLRRFGPRRVFNTLLDETMILGMAQGLANMGMLPIPEIQYLAYLHNAIDQIRGEACSLQFFSNDQFRNPMLVRVAGLGYQKGFGGHFHNDNSITALRDIPGLVVGCPSRGDDAVMMLRTLAALARVDGRVAVFLEPIALYMSKDLHEPGDGQWLFDYPQQGQALLPGEGRVYAPEAQDLVIYTYGNGVPMALRAARVIDQQLGWQVRVVDLRWLVPLDGGFIATQAATARRVLVLDEGRHSGGVGEGVVTALVEAGFGHLPLRRVCGADTYTPLAGAAMFGLPSDNAVIGAALDLAQEP, translated from the coding sequence ATGTTCGCTGTGGTTCCAGATCCCATTCCCGCGCGCATGCGCGGGCTCAACCGCGCCGAAGTGTGCGACGTCAATTTCCTGGAGGCGGTGCGCGGCTGGCGGGGCACGCCACGGCCACGGCCCGCGCCGCACGCGCCGATCCTGCCAGGCAGCACGCTCAGCGCGGCGGCCTTTGCCGACCTGTTCGATTCGCAGCTGGCCAGCCGCCAGCTGGACCTGATGGCACGCGTGCTGCGCGTGCAGAACAAGGTCTTCTACACCATCGGCTCGTCCGGACACGAGGGCAATGCGCTGTTGGCGCGGGCCTGCCGGCACACCGATCCTGCGTTCCTGCACTACCGCTCCGGCGCCTTCATGGCCGAGCGCGCGCGGCAGGTGCCGGGCATGGATCCAGTGCGCGACGCGGCACTGTCGTTCGCCGCCAGCGCCGACGATCCTGCCAGCGGAGGCCGGCACAAGGTGTGGGGCAGCCGGCCGCTGTGGGTGTTGCCACAGACCTCGACGATCGCCTCGCACCTGCCCAAGGCGCTGGGCACTGCGTTGGCCATCGAGAGCGGCAAGCGCCTGGGCCAGCCGTTGCCGATTCCGGCCGACAGCATCGTGGTCTGTTCCTTCGGCGACGCCTCGGCCAATCACGCCACCGCACAGACGGCGTTCAACACCGCCATGTGGTCGGCCTACCAGAAACTGCCGGCGCCCATCCTGTTCGTCTGCGAGGACAATGGCCTGGGCATTTCGGTGAAAACACCAGAAGGATGGATCGCCGAGCGCTTTGGCGGCCAGCCGGGACTGGACTACTTCTTCGCTGACGGGCTGGATCTGGCCAGCGGCCATGCGCAGGTGCAGGCCGCGGTCGAGCATTGCCGGACAACCCGCAGGCCGACCTTCCTGCACCTGCGTACCACGCGGCTGATGGGGCATGCCGGTACCGATTTCGAGGTGGAGTGGCGCGCGTTGCCGGAGCTGTGTGCGGCGGAGGCGCAGGATCCGCTGCTGCGCTCGGCGCAGATCGCGATGGAGTCGGGCTGGATGGATGCCGCGGACGTCGAGGCGGCCTATGAAGCGATGCGTGTGCGCTGCATGGCGGCCGCCGCCGACGCCGAGCGCCAGCCGAAGCTGCAGTCCCTTGAGCAGGTGATGGCACCGCTGGCGCCCTATACACCTGCAGCGGTGCACGCCGAGGCCCGGCGCGCGGTCGCGGACGAGGCGCGACTGTCGCTGTATGGCGGCGCCGACGCATTGCCGGAGCGACAACCGCCGCGTCATCTGGCCATCCAGATCAATCACGGACTGCAGGAACTGCTGTGCAAGTATCCGCAAAGCCTGTTGTTCGGCGAGGATGTGGCGCAGAAGGGAGGCGTGTACACCTTGACCCGCGACCTGCTGCGTCGTTTCGGCCCGCGTCGGGTGTTCAACACGCTGCTGGACGAGACCATGATCCTGGGCATGGCGCAGGGGCTGGCCAACATGGGCATGCTGCCGATCCCCGAGATCCAGTACCTGGCCTACCTGCACAATGCCATCGACCAGATACGTGGCGAGGCGTGTTCGCTGCAGTTCTTCTCCAATGACCAGTTCCGCAACCCGATGCTAGTGCGGGTGGCAGGGCTGGGCTACCAGAAGGGATTCGGTGGCCATTTCCACAACGACAATTCGATCACCGCCCTGCGCGACATTCCCGGCCTGGTGGTGGGCTGTCCCTCGCGTGGCGACGATGCCGTGATGATGCTGCGCACGTTGGCGGCGCTGGCCCGGGTGGATGGCCGCGTGGCGGTGTTCCTGGAGCCGATCGCGCTGTACATGAGCAAGGACCTGCACGAGCCGGGTGACGGCCAGTGGTTGTTCGACTACCCGCAACAGGGCCAGGCGCTGCTGCCGGGGGAGGGCCGGGTGTATGCCCCCGAGGCGCAGGATCTGGTGATCTACACCTATGGCAATGGCGTGCCGATGGCGCTGCGTGCCGCGCGGGTGATCGACCAGCAGCTCGGGTGGCAGGTGAGGGTGGTCGATCTGCGCTGGCTGGTGCCGCTGGACGGCGGATTCATTGCCACCCAGGCGGCCACGGCGCGGCGCGTGCTGGTGCTGGACGAGGGGCGTCACAGCGGTGGCGTGGGCGAGGGGGTGGTCACGGCCCTGGTCGAGGCCGGCTTCGGTCACCTGCCGCTGCGTCGGGTCTGCGGCGCCGATACCTATACGCCGCTGGCGGGGGCAGCAATGTTCGGCCTTCCAAGCGACAATGCGGTGATTGGCGCCGCCCTCGACCTGGCGCAGGAACCCTGA
- a CDS encoding glutathione S-transferase family protein has protein sequence MVEERVPLTVHGMSVSGNCHKVRMLLEHLGSRYRWVEVDSAHGQTHTPEFLALNPNAKVPLIVREDGRVLTESNAILFWLAEGTPYLPGDGWERAQALSWMFFEQYTHEPCVAVARFIRGWTPADSPRRAELPRLQERASTALAVMEQHLRQSPWFTGRSYGIADIALFAYTDVASDGGIRLDPFPQVQAWLQRVRAQPRFVPMPAVGAEVLARFNAVA, from the coding sequence ATGGTGGAAGAACGCGTTCCGTTGACGGTGCATGGCATGTCCGTTTCAGGCAATTGCCACAAGGTGCGCATGCTGCTGGAACACCTCGGCAGCCGCTATCGCTGGGTGGAGGTGGACAGCGCCCATGGCCAGACCCACACGCCGGAGTTCCTGGCATTGAATCCCAATGCGAAGGTGCCGTTGATCGTGCGCGAGGACGGCCGCGTGTTGACCGAATCGAACGCGATCCTGTTCTGGCTGGCCGAGGGCACGCCCTACCTGCCCGGCGATGGCTGGGAGCGGGCGCAGGCGTTGAGCTGGATGTTCTTCGAGCAGTACACGCATGAACCCTGCGTGGCGGTGGCCCGTTTCATCCGTGGCTGGACGCCGGCCGATTCCCCGCGGCGCGCCGAACTGCCGCGCCTGCAGGAGCGCGCCAGCACCGCACTGGCGGTGATGGAACAGCACCTGCGGCAGTCGCCCTGGTTCACCGGCCGCAGTTATGGCATCGCCGATATCGCGCTGTTTGCCTACACCGACGTTGCCAGCGATGGTGGCATCCGCCTTGATCCGTTCCCGCAGGTGCAGGCCTGGCTGCAGCGGGTCCGGGCGCAGCCGCGGTTCGTGCCGATGCCGGCCGTGGGCGCGGAGGTGCTGGCGCGATTCAACGCGGTGGCCTGA
- a CDS encoding GNAT family N-acetyltransferase produces the protein MSIFDLRLETERLILRPPHREDFEPYLAFCADEEVMRTLGGVQPPSVAWRGFCSLAGAWQLFGFSMFSVIEKSSGEWIGRMGPWQPQDWPGTEVGWSIRRASWGKGYAPEAATAAIDWAFNALGWEEVIHTIAEDNENSRVVARKLGSTLLRMGELPPPYQGKPMQIWGQSRQQWQQRVR, from the coding sequence ATGAGCATCTTCGACCTGCGCCTGGAAACCGAGCGCCTGATCCTGCGCCCGCCGCACCGCGAGGATTTCGAGCCCTATCTGGCGTTCTGCGCGGATGAAGAGGTGATGCGCACGCTGGGCGGAGTGCAGCCACCGTCGGTGGCATGGCGCGGATTCTGCAGCCTGGCTGGCGCGTGGCAGTTGTTCGGCTTTTCGATGTTCAGCGTGATCGAGAAATCCAGTGGTGAGTGGATCGGTCGCATGGGGCCCTGGCAGCCACAGGACTGGCCGGGCACAGAGGTCGGCTGGAGCATCCGGCGTGCCAGCTGGGGCAAGGGCTACGCGCCGGAGGCGGCGACCGCTGCGATCGACTGGGCATTCAACGCACTCGGGTGGGAGGAGGTGATCCATACCATTGCCGAGGACAACGAGAATTCCCGTGTCGTGGCCCGCAAGCTGGGCAGTACGCTGCTGCGCATGGGCGAGCTGCCGCCGCCGTACCAGGGCAAACCGATGCAGATCTGGGGGCAGTCGCGCCAGCAGTGGCAGCAGCGCGTGCGCTGA
- a CDS encoding glycine zipper 2TM domain-containing protein: MKSTTTTVLVAAGALLVGGIATAAFMKSGNPSPDSISAGAPNGESRLADGSGTDDGARGNQLDATAPRGLEYADVLKVDPITEKQKAYATVIGTDAVRETSTTQTPHEVCQDVVVQERLPERDGNVGGTVAGAVIGGLLGNQVGGGNGRKAATAAGAVAGGLIGNQVDKRHVGGRVVNRTERQCHTETATSESSRVTGYNVTYRNEDGTTGTMRMASKPGNRIAMGTNDVVKGYNVTYRYDGAEKTVRMDNKPASDRLPVVDGQLVTQTAAAGATAPTRQ; this comes from the coding sequence ATGAAAAGCACAACTACAACTGTCCTGGTCGCAGCGGGCGCGCTGCTGGTGGGTGGTATCGCCACGGCCGCCTTCATGAAGAGCGGCAACCCGTCGCCGGATTCCATCAGCGCCGGCGCCCCCAACGGCGAATCGCGCCTGGCCGATGGCAGCGGCACCGACGATGGTGCGCGTGGCAACCAGCTCGATGCCACCGCGCCGCGCGGCCTGGAGTATGCCGATGTGCTGAAGGTCGACCCGATCACCGAAAAGCAGAAGGCGTACGCCACGGTCATCGGCACCGACGCGGTGCGCGAGACCTCCACCACCCAGACGCCGCACGAGGTCTGCCAGGATGTGGTCGTGCAGGAACGCCTGCCCGAGCGTGATGGCAACGTCGGTGGCACCGTCGCCGGCGCGGTGATCGGTGGCCTGCTGGGTAATCAGGTTGGCGGCGGCAATGGCAGGAAGGCGGCGACCGCAGCCGGTGCCGTGGCCGGCGGCCTGATAGGCAACCAGGTGGACAAGCGCCACGTCGGTGGCCGTGTGGTCAACCGCACCGAGCGCCAGTGCCACACCGAGACCGCCACCTCCGAGTCGAGCCGTGTCACCGGCTACAACGTCACCTATCGCAACGAGGACGGCACCACCGGCACCATGCGCATGGCCAGCAAGCCCGGCAACCGCATCGCCATGGGCACCAACGACGTGGTCAAGGGTTACAACGTGACCTACCGCTATGATGGTGCCGAGAAGACCGTGCGCATGGACAACAAGCCAGCCAGCGATCGCCTGCCGGTGGTCGATGGCCAGCTGGTCACGCAGACAGCGGCAGCCGGCGCCACGGCACCGACCCGCCAGTAA
- a CDS encoding DUF6116 family protein: MANPMLLPVLQWARRLRYPTLFKLTAGLFALTLFIPDPLPFVDELVLGLGTLLLANWKSRGTRTPPPLEQR; the protein is encoded by the coding sequence ATGGCCAACCCGATGCTGCTGCCGGTACTGCAATGGGCGCGCCGGCTGCGCTACCCCACGCTGTTCAAGCTCACGGCAGGGCTGTTCGCGCTGACCCTGTTCATTCCCGATCCGCTTCCCTTCGTCGATGAGCTGGTGCTGGGCCTGGGCACACTGCTGCTGGCCAACTGGAAGAGCCGCGGCACCCGCACGCCGCCACCGCTGGAGCAGCGCTGA